The Bacteroidota bacterium genome contains a region encoding:
- a CDS encoding oligopeptide transporter, OPT family gives MEPTTRSLPPNAYKELKPGEKYIPVVPAETIIPEVTPWSLTWGLIMAAVFSAAAAYLGLKIGQVFEAAIPIAIIAVGLAAITKRKNALSENVIIQSIGAASGVVVAGAIFTIPALYILHGEGTIDIIPTFWQIFFASLFGGFLGILFLIPFRKYFVQEMHGQFPFPEATATTEILVAGEKGGNQAKVLVSAAVIGGLYDFAIQTFGAWKEVFSTKILPFFDKLSDVYKLEGKLNVGAAVLGLGYIVGLKYAAIIAAGSFFSWFLLIPVFSYVGSELTVTLGSTATKLIGQMSADEIFRAYVRHIGIGGIAMAGMIGIYKSRKIIGGAFKLAFEEIFRKKHIAERTIVRTDKELSMGLVVGLIAVLAVFIFIFFAVAVVDTVWFAVTALLIVLIVAFLFTTVSARAIAIVGTNPVSGMTLMTLILSSFILVSIGLKGSAGMVSALIIGGVVCTALSMAGGFITDLKIGYWLGTTPIKQQSYKFLGTIVAAATVGLVIMLLNETYGFVGEGALVAPQANAMAAVIKPLMSEMPAPWALYIAGALVALTLQMINVPPLAFALGMYIPLELNTPILLGGVIAHIVSTRTKDEPLNNARRERGTLIASGFIAGGAIMGVVSATLKYFNFNYENFGWHWSETFGGELLAVFMFLGIAAYFIWDSMRGKQE, from the coding sequence ATGGAACCAACAACGCGTAGTTTACCACCAAATGCTTACAAAGAGTTAAAACCGGGCGAGAAATATATTCCGGTCGTTCCGGCAGAGACTATAATTCCGGAAGTTACACCATGGTCGTTGACATGGGGTTTGATTATGGCTGCAGTATTTTCAGCCGCCGCAGCTTATTTAGGATTAAAGATAGGACAAGTTTTTGAAGCAGCTATTCCAATCGCAATCATCGCAGTCGGTTTGGCAGCAATCACGAAACGTAAGAATGCTTTATCAGAGAATGTTATAATTCAATCTATCGGCGCTGCGTCGGGTGTAGTTGTAGCGGGGGCTATTTTCACAATCCCCGCACTTTACATTCTTCACGGCGAAGGGACAATTGATATAATACCAACTTTCTGGCAAATCTTTTTTGCCTCCCTTTTTGGCGGATTTCTTGGTATTCTATTTTTAATTCCATTCAGAAAATATTTTGTTCAGGAAATGCACGGACAGTTTCCGTTTCCGGAAGCCACAGCTACAACTGAGATTTTAGTAGCCGGTGAGAAAGGCGGTAACCAAGCTAAAGTACTTGTTTCTGCCGCAGTAATCGGTGGATTGTACGATTTCGCGATTCAAACATTCGGTGCCTGGAAAGAAGTTTTCAGTACAAAAATTTTACCTTTCTTTGATAAACTCTCGGATGTTTATAAACTTGAAGGCAAACTCAATGTCGGTGCAGCGGTTTTAGGGCTTGGTTATATTGTCGGTTTAAAATATGCGGCAATCATTGCAGCGGGTTCATTCTTTTCGTGGTTTTTGCTTATTCCCGTTTTCTCTTATGTAGGCAGCGAATTAACTGTAACGTTAGGTTCAACAGCGACGAAACTTATCGGTCAGATGAGCGCTGACGAAATATTCAGAGCTTATGTGCGTCACATCGGTATCGGAGGTATCGCAATGGCGGGTATGATAGGTATTTATAAATCCCGAAAAATTATCGGCGGTGCTTTCAAACTCGCATTCGAAGAAATTTTCAGAAAAAAACATATCGCCGAGCGAACCATCGTTCGTACAGATAAAGAACTCTCGATGGGATTAGTTGTAGGATTAATAGCAGTGCTGGCAGTATTCATATTTATTTTCTTCGCCGTTGCTGTTGTAGATACTGTGTGGTTCGCGGTTACTGCTTTGTTAATAGTTTTAATTGTCGCATTTTTATTTACAACCGTATCAGCCCGCGCTATTGCAATCGTTGGCACTAATCCGGTGTCGGGAATGACTTTAATGACTTTAATTTTGTCTTCATTCATACTCGTATCTATTGGCTTGAAAGGGAGCGCAGGAATGGTTTCAGCGCTAATCATTGGCGGTGTGGTTTGCACTGCCCTCTCGATGGCTGGCGGCTTCATTACCGATTTGAAAATTGGTTACTGGCTCGGCACTACACCAATAAAGCAACAGTCATATAAATTTTTAGGAACAATCGTCGCAGCCGCAACTGTTGGATTAGTAATTATGCTACTGAACGAAACTTACGGTTTCGTTGGCGAAGGAGCGCTTGTTGCACCGCAGGCAAATGCTATGGCAGCCGTAATTAAACCGTTGATGTCCGAGATGCCGGCGCCTTGGGCATTGTATATTGCGGGTGCTTTAGTTGCTCTTACTTTACAAATGATAAACGTACCGCCGCTTGCCTTCGCGCTCGGCATGTACATTCCGTTAGAATTAAACACGCCGATCCTGCTGGGCGGAGTAATTGCGCACATCGTTTCTACACGAACGAAAGATGAGCCGTTAAACAATGCTCGCCGTGAACGCGGAACTTTGATTGCATCGGGCTTTATCGCCGGCGGCGCTATTATGGGCGTTGTTAGTGCAACGTTGAAATATTTCAACTTCAATTACGAAAACTTTGGCTGGCACTGGAGTGAAACTTTTGGCGGTGAGTTGTTAGCAGTATTTATGTTCCTCGGTATTGCAGCTTACTTCATCTGGGATTCGATGAGAGGGAAGCAAGAATAA
- a CDS encoding SBBP repeat-containing protein, giving the protein MKFQKFIIIFLLLISPKEFLLSQYLPDYIERNKSEYNPFWWNYYNIQLPNELHKSSGTRSTENDSRIISSVNNDSLKMEWAKYYLSGQIPKIDKAIAVKTDRLGNVYVTGSSENLPNGYDIVTIKYDSTGNGLWAVIFDGQNHSDDFAVALDIDGSGNIYVTGRSSYIHTVTVKYNSGGEQLWIAKEAMSPTAMKVDKIGNVYITGSSSDGNADADYKTIKYDTDGFKLWYNTFSGPGTWNSYNAAKAIDIDNSGNVYVTGSSSGYRGLWWDHYTVKYDKNGTQLWAVQYNSGGNPCNWSDGIVVDDKGNVYTIGTISGNPWWYDYLIVKYDSSGNQIWMRRYDNDVIGYSTEDYGKDIIVDNEENVYVTGRSSGNVNGHDVATIKLDRGGNIRWVARYNYEAGDDARGIELDSLGYIYALSNKALIKYDTLGNQIYTLNFLEPPYVYGYTSAMNIDSKGNLYVTGYNWKNTTAEDYITMKIDADGMKKWTSGYNGGTISKTAAVDATIDNKGYLYVLSKSEGLNTKYDFLTIKYSPTGNICWEKRYNGAANLMDEPVAITVDKQGNVYVTGHETFWGSWYLCYTTIKYDSSGDIKWIRKYFGPNILSDITSAIKVDDNGHVYVTGSSSDEVGWSDIATIKYDANGNQVWVARYSAPGNNSDDYAVSLDVDKRGYVYVVGNTKRSGTSYDFITIAYDSNGTHKWTKTYSSVLDKDDFAKGIKADDLGNVYVIGTSINDICLVFKYDALGNVLWENSYDYRRYGNDVPVALTLDDSSNIYVTGYSYDNNQDIFTLKLNPNGEQIWVVRYNGETNSDDYPSDITVDGFGNVYITGKTKGINSYDIILTIQYDKDGNLKTVVHHDSPWYANEGAIAISLHGTDIFYVVGNLLKYDNWAVPVVIKYTKNPLSVSESEQMPIQYQLFQNYPNPFNPTTIIKYQLPENCHVTLKIYDLIGREVAKLLNEFQIAGNKSIEFNAESAAGGLPTGVYFYKLVVSSSNSLNANNYTSIKKMLLIR; this is encoded by the coding sequence ATGAAATTTCAGAAATTTATTATCATTTTCCTATTATTAATCAGCCCGAAAGAATTTCTTCTTTCACAATACTTACCAGATTACATTGAACGTAATAAAAGTGAATACAATCCGTTTTGGTGGAATTATTACAATATTCAATTACCCAATGAACTACACAAATCATCAGGTACTCGTTCGACAGAAAATGATTCCCGGATTATCTCAAGTGTTAATAATGACTCCCTAAAAATGGAATGGGCTAAATATTATCTTTCGGGGCAAATCCCAAAAATTGATAAGGCTATAGCCGTAAAGACCGATCGTTTAGGAAATGTATATGTAACGGGGTCGAGTGAGAATTTACCAAACGGTTATGATATCGTTACAATTAAATATGATTCCACAGGAAACGGACTATGGGCTGTAATATTCGACGGTCAAAACCATTCGGATGATTTCGCGGTAGCTCTCGATATCGATGGTTCGGGTAATATATATGTAACGGGACGGAGCTCTTATATTCATACGGTTACTGTAAAATATAATTCAGGGGGCGAACAGCTTTGGATTGCCAAAGAGGCTATGAGCCCGACCGCAATGAAGGTGGATAAGATTGGTAATGTATATATAACAGGTTCGAGTTCTGACGGAAATGCCGACGCCGATTATAAAACAATTAAGTACGATACAGATGGATTTAAACTCTGGTATAATACTTTTAGTGGACCTGGCACATGGAATTCATATAATGCTGCGAAAGCGATTGATATTGATAATTCTGGAAATGTATATGTAACAGGAAGTAGCTCTGGGTATCGCGGTTTATGGTGGGATCATTATACCGTGAAATATGATAAGAATGGAACCCAACTTTGGGCGGTTCAGTACAATAGCGGTGGTAATCCTTGTAATTGGTCAGACGGTATTGTGGTTGATGATAAAGGGAATGTTTACACAATTGGTACTATTTCTGGAAATCCATGGTGGTATGATTATCTTATCGTAAAATACGATAGTTCAGGTAATCAAATATGGATGAGAAGATATGATAACGATGTTATTGGTTATTCAACTGAAGATTATGGTAAAGATATAATTGTTGATAATGAAGAAAACGTATATGTTACAGGAAGAAGTAGTGGAAATGTAAATGGACATGATGTTGCGACAATAAAACTCGATCGCGGTGGAAATATTCGCTGGGTTGCGAGGTATAATTATGAAGCGGGTGATGACGCACGAGGAATCGAGTTGGATAGCTTAGGATACATTTACGCCCTAAGTAATAAAGCCCTAATTAAATATGACACACTCGGTAACCAGATATATACATTGAATTTTCTTGAGCCTCCGTATGTGTACGGTTATACTTCGGCAATGAATATTGATTCGAAGGGGAATTTATATGTAACAGGTTATAACTGGAAGAATACAACAGCCGAAGATTATATAACGATGAAGATCGACGCGGACGGAATGAAAAAATGGACTTCGGGATATAATGGTGGTACAATTTCTAAAACCGCTGCTGTTGATGCAACTATCGATAATAAAGGGTATCTTTACGTTTTGTCGAAAAGTGAAGGTTTAAACACGAAATACGATTTTCTAACCATAAAATATAGCCCAACCGGTAATATTTGCTGGGAAAAACGTTATAATGGAGCAGCAAATTTAATGGATGAACCAGTAGCTATTACTGTGGATAAACAGGGAAATGTTTATGTAACTGGTCATGAAACTTTTTGGGGTTCTTGGTATTTATGTTATACGACGATAAAGTACGATAGTTCAGGTGATATAAAATGGATAAGAAAATATTTTGGACCTAATATACTATCTGATATTACATCTGCAATTAAAGTTGATGATAATGGGCATGTATATGTAACTGGATCTAGTTCTGATGAAGTCGGTTGGTCTGATATTGCTACTATCAAATACGATGCTAATGGTAATCAGGTATGGGTAGCTCGGTATAGTGCACCAGGAAACAATTCGGATGATTATGCTGTCAGTTTAGATGTTGATAAGCGTGGTTATGTTTATGTCGTTGGGAATACAAAAAGATCTGGAACATCATACGATTTTATAACAATAGCATACGATTCGAATGGAACACACAAATGGACTAAGACCTATAGCAGTGTTTTGGATAAAGATGATTTTGCTAAAGGTATTAAAGCGGATGATTTGGGCAATGTGTATGTAATTGGAACGAGCATTAATGATATATGCTTAGTTTTTAAATATGATGCATTGGGAAATGTCCTTTGGGAAAATAGTTACGATTACCGTAGATATGGGAATGATGTTCCGGTAGCACTTACACTTGACGACTCCTCTAATATTTATGTAACCGGCTATAGTTACGATAACAATCAAGATATTTTTACACTGAAATTAAATCCAAATGGAGAACAGATTTGGGTAGTAAGATACAATGGAGAAACAAACTCAGACGATTATCCATCGGATATTACTGTGGATGGATTTGGAAATGTGTATATTACAGGAAAAACAAAGGGTATTAATTCTTATGATATTATTCTCACGATACAATATGACAAGGATGGTAATCTGAAAACAGTCGTACATCACGATAGCCCTTGGTATGCAAACGAAGGGGCTATTGCTATTTCTTTGCACGGTACAGATATTTTTTACGTAGTAGGTAATCTTTTAAAATATGATAATTGGGCTGTCCCAGTTGTTATCAAGTATACAAAGAATCCATTATCGGTAAGTGAATCTGAGCAAATGCCGATACAGTATCAACTCTTTCAGAACTATCCTAATCCATTTAATCCTACAACAATCATTAAATACCAATTACCCGAAAATTGCCATGTAACCTTGAAGATATATGATCTAATAGGAAGAGAAGTAGCAAAATTATTAAATGAATTCCAGATTGCCGGTAATAAATCTATCGAGTTTAATGCTGAATCCGCCGCAGGCGGATTGCCTACGGGTGTTTATTTTTATAAACTTGTGGTGAGTTCATCCAACTCGTTGAATGCAAATAATTATACCTCAATCAAGAAAATGTTATTGATTCGATAA